A stretch of Cumulibacter manganitolerans DNA encodes these proteins:
- the pcaC gene encoding 4-carboxymuconolactone decarboxylase, which yields MTDPYDDGMAVRREVLGAAHVDRAVAATTPFTQDFQDLITRYAWGSVWTRPGLDRRTRSVATLTAMLAMRHWEEFAMHVRAARHNGLSADEIGEVILQAAIYCGVPVANRGFAVASDVLRRMAEEDGE from the coding sequence ATGACCGACCCGTACGACGACGGCATGGCGGTGCGGCGCGAGGTGCTCGGCGCCGCCCACGTCGACCGCGCCGTCGCGGCGACCACGCCGTTCACCCAGGACTTCCAGGACCTCATCACGCGCTACGCGTGGGGGAGCGTGTGGACCCGTCCGGGCCTCGACCGGCGCACCCGCTCGGTCGCCACCCTCACCGCGATGCTGGCCATGCGGCACTGGGAGGAGTTCGCCATGCACGTCCGGGCCGCGCGGCACAACGGGCTCAGCGCGGACGAGATCGGCGAGGTGATCCTGCAGGCGGCCATCTACTGCGGCGTGCCGGTGGCCAACCGTGGCTTCGCCGTCGCCTCCGACGTCCTGCGCCGGATGGCCGAGGAGGACGGCGAGTGA
- a CDS encoding glycosyltransferase family 87 protein, translated as MVTTGYRASTELPTPPRSPAAAGISRRRSTWWRWAGLALLAAWAGAWIAETYQVGGASWHFFTEGERILTDQTRVEPIDLYAVDPRLQIGPFTFVVSSVLALVRLPWESSRTAGALAAQLACVAVGVFIVYAVRALMTGTRGVPWSQWLATDRRRLLLAVAAFVPPWAYLADFSVHLDDVLALGLGVAALWAARVDRPVLSGVLVGLAAASKPWALPFVAFALLVPTWRRRALAAGVAGAVTAAAWLPFVIGSPGTTHAMQFKIVNTAMSGLRALGVLASATPPWDRPLQILLGFAVAAFLIHRGRWELALLGVMAVRLALDPGTNRYYTAGLAVGALIADGVGRRGLVPWWTLAVLGPLHLARLARELNPLHGYLLVALAVAVVGVGLLRPRGPAPRPATISWTHPPNQKVAACPSTKA; from the coding sequence ATGGTCACCACCGGCTATCGCGCATCCACCGAGCTCCCGACCCCGCCCCGGTCCCCGGCCGCTGCCGGGATCTCGCGTCGGCGCAGCACGTGGTGGCGCTGGGCGGGCCTCGCCCTGCTGGCGGCCTGGGCCGGCGCCTGGATCGCCGAGACCTACCAGGTGGGCGGCGCGTCCTGGCACTTCTTCACCGAGGGTGAGCGGATCCTCACCGACCAGACGCGAGTCGAGCCCATCGACCTCTACGCCGTCGACCCGCGGCTGCAGATCGGCCCGTTCACGTTCGTCGTGAGCTCGGTGCTGGCGCTCGTGCGCCTGCCCTGGGAGTCCTCCCGCACGGCCGGGGCGCTGGCCGCGCAGCTGGCCTGCGTGGCGGTGGGCGTGTTCATCGTGTACGCCGTCCGGGCGCTGATGACCGGCACGCGCGGCGTGCCGTGGTCGCAGTGGCTCGCCACCGACCGCCGGCGGCTGCTGCTCGCCGTCGCGGCCTTCGTCCCGCCGTGGGCCTACCTCGCGGACTTCTCCGTGCACCTCGACGACGTCCTCGCCCTCGGGCTCGGCGTCGCCGCGCTGTGGGCAGCCCGCGTGGACCGGCCGGTGCTCAGCGGGGTGCTCGTGGGGCTGGCCGCGGCGTCCAAGCCCTGGGCGTTGCCGTTCGTCGCGTTCGCGCTGCTGGTACCGACCTGGCGGCGGCGCGCCCTCGCGGCCGGGGTCGCCGGCGCGGTGACCGCGGCCGCCTGGCTGCCGTTCGTCATCGGCAGCCCCGGAACGACCCACGCGATGCAGTTCAAGATCGTGAACACCGCGATGTCCGGGTTGCGGGCGCTCGGTGTGCTCGCGTCCGCGACGCCGCCGTGGGACCGACCGCTGCAGATCCTGCTGGGGTTCGCGGTCGCGGCCTTCCTCATCCACCGCGGCCGCTGGGAGCTCGCGCTGCTCGGCGTGATGGCCGTGCGGCTGGCGCTCGACCCCGGGACGAATCGGTACTACACGGCCGGTCTCGCGGTCGGCGCGCTGATCGCCGACGGCGTCGGACGCCGCGGGCTGGTGCCGTGGTGGACCCTGGCCGTCCTCGGCCCGCTGCACCTGGCCAGGCTCGCGCGCGAGCTCAACCCGCTGCACGGCTACCTGCTCGTGGCGCTCGCGGTCGCCGTCGTCGGCGTGGGGCTGCTGCGACCGCGGGGGCCGGCGCCGCGACCGGCGACGATATCGTGGACGCACCCACCGAACCAGAAGGTCGCCGCATGCCCGTCTACGAAAGCCTGA
- a CDS encoding plasmid pRiA4b ORF-3 family protein, whose protein sequence is MTSENDAELERRFAALVSGPELADLRALEGDLMLVGDTVIRRPAVPDRRRAPFDDVRLLRVRVDLVDAKPPIWRRLELRSDLTLDALHHVLQAAFGWDDAHLHRFAVGGGPFEAGSQVFLCPFDVAEGADGTPDAEVRLDEVLQDPGDTLTYAYDYGDGWELAIVVEEVRGGAEDARPASVLTGRRAAPPEDSGGACDEHSLAALMDDPARFDPDALNAAIDEFFGRAATRLDPRLGALVDRLLYAPSGSDLARRVYDLSAPVAALSDDDLTAALRAVAWFVDHAGDGLELTGAGYLKPADVQAVAQLLPTMSDWFGKANRETQTRPVLQLRQALQKVGLLRKYKGRLCLTRAGAGARGDARGLWDVLARLLLPGGDGFDAEATLVLLACWATSVGRREPVQDVVRALNDLGWRVEGGARLEPHDVYRLPAYGVLTSIDGLASEQFVETQSAFARYERRYTVRLPAALLARTALLTRER, encoded by the coding sequence ATGACCAGCGAGAACGATGCCGAGCTGGAGCGTCGATTCGCTGCCCTCGTGTCCGGGCCCGAGCTCGCCGACCTGCGCGCGCTCGAGGGCGACCTCATGCTGGTCGGGGACACGGTGATCCGTCGTCCGGCCGTGCCGGACCGGCGGCGCGCGCCCTTCGACGACGTCCGGTTGCTGCGGGTGCGCGTGGACCTCGTCGATGCGAAGCCGCCCATCTGGCGACGCCTCGAGCTGCGCTCGGACCTCACGCTCGACGCCCTGCACCACGTGCTGCAGGCCGCCTTCGGGTGGGACGACGCCCACCTGCACCGCTTCGCCGTCGGAGGTGGCCCGTTCGAGGCCGGCAGCCAGGTGTTCCTGTGCCCGTTCGACGTCGCCGAGGGGGCCGACGGGACGCCGGACGCCGAGGTCCGCCTGGACGAGGTCCTCCAGGATCCCGGCGACACCCTGACCTATGCGTACGACTACGGCGACGGCTGGGAGCTCGCGATCGTGGTCGAGGAGGTCCGCGGTGGCGCGGAGGACGCCCGGCCCGCCAGCGTCCTCACCGGACGCCGGGCAGCGCCTCCCGAGGACTCCGGCGGCGCGTGCGACGAGCACAGCCTTGCCGCCCTGATGGACGACCCGGCACGTTTCGACCCCGACGCGCTGAACGCGGCCATCGACGAGTTCTTCGGGCGCGCGGCGACGCGTCTGGACCCGCGCCTGGGCGCGCTCGTCGACCGGCTGCTCTACGCGCCGTCCGGCAGCGACCTCGCGCGGCGGGTCTACGATCTCAGCGCGCCGGTCGCCGCGCTGTCCGACGACGACCTCACCGCCGCGCTGCGGGCCGTGGCCTGGTTCGTCGACCACGCCGGCGACGGGCTCGAGCTCACCGGCGCCGGCTATCTGAAGCCGGCCGACGTCCAGGCCGTCGCGCAGCTGCTGCCGACGATGAGCGACTGGTTCGGCAAGGCCAACCGCGAGACCCAGACCCGCCCGGTCCTCCAGCTGCGGCAGGCGCTGCAGAAGGTCGGGCTGCTGCGCAAGTACAAGGGCCGCCTCTGCCTCACCCGCGCCGGCGCCGGCGCGCGCGGTGACGCGCGCGGCCTCTGGGACGTGCTGGCGCGATTGCTGCTGCCCGGCGGGGACGGCTTCGACGCCGAGGCGACGCTCGTGCTGCTGGCCTGCTGGGCGACGTCCGTGGGCCGGCGCGAACCTGTCCAGGACGTCGTGCGGGCGCTGAACGACCTCGGCTGGCGCGTGGAGGGCGGCGCCCGGCTGGAGCCGCACGACGTCTACCGGCTGCCAGCGTACGGCGTGCTCACCAGCATCGACGGTCTGGCCAGCGAGCAGTTCGTCGAGACGCAGAGCGCCTTCGCCCGGTACGAGCGGCGCTACACGGTCCGGCTGCCGGCCGCCCTCCTCGCGCGGACCGCCCTGCTGACGCGCGAGCGCTGA
- a CDS encoding alpha/beta fold hydrolase, producing MPDLAFTRLAGDENSAHLLVVGPSLGTGVAGLWQSTAQAIPDGWEVVGWDIPGHGASAPTTAAYSIDDLADSVRNRAAQLAAGRPAGYAGVSLGGAVGFTLALDPGPFAGIATIAAGPVFGTPDAWRERAAFVRDAGTSSMVEGSAGRWFAPGFLERDGATGNALLLALREVDDESYALACEALAQYDVRDRLGNVAVPLLVVAGEHDVVISPDIAREAAQAASHAGRDGARSAVLDGVAHLPPAEDPGATADLLVSFLGTEGDR from the coding sequence ATGCCTGACCTCGCCTTCACGCGCCTCGCCGGCGACGAGAACAGCGCCCACCTGCTCGTCGTCGGGCCGTCGCTCGGGACGGGCGTGGCGGGTCTCTGGCAGTCGACCGCCCAGGCGATACCCGACGGCTGGGAGGTCGTGGGGTGGGACATCCCGGGGCACGGCGCCAGCGCCCCGACCACGGCGGCGTACTCGATCGACGACCTCGCCGACAGCGTGCGAAACCGGGCCGCGCAGCTCGCCGCCGGCCGGCCCGCCGGGTATGCGGGAGTCTCGCTGGGCGGCGCCGTCGGCTTCACCCTCGCCCTCGATCCGGGCCCGTTCGCGGGCATAGCGACCATCGCGGCCGGGCCGGTGTTCGGCACGCCCGACGCGTGGCGGGAACGGGCGGCGTTCGTCCGCGACGCCGGCACGTCGTCGATGGTCGAGGGATCGGCCGGCCGCTGGTTCGCGCCCGGGTTCCTCGAGCGGGACGGCGCCACCGGCAACGCGCTGCTGCTGGCGTTGCGCGAGGTCGACGACGAGTCGTACGCCCTCGCCTGCGAGGCGCTCGCGCAGTACGACGTCCGTGACCGGCTCGGGAACGTCGCGGTTCCGCTGCTCGTCGTCGCCGGCGAGCACGATGTGGTCATCTCGCCGGACATCGCGCGCGAGGCCGCCCAGGCTGCCTCGCACGCCGGGCGCGACGGAGCGCGGAGCGCGGTGCTCGACGGCGTCGCGCACCTGCCGCCCGCCGAGGATCCCGGCGCGACCGCCGACCTGCTGGTCTCCTTCCTCGGCACGGAAGGGGACCGGTGA
- a CDS encoding ATP-grasp domain-containing protein has product MIERLAWVSAREARGQDEDEPLALEALTAAGVTVEIADWHDPDVDWGRFDRAVLRSPWDYPQRMPEFLAWLDRVAARTELVNPPEMVRWSLSKEYLADLADAGIPITPTEFVRPGSPAPVRFPEGSFVVKPAVGAGSRDAASYHADQHDAARAHVERLRAAGQVVLVQPFLESIAADGEWPLVFFAGELSHAASKRVALPHASTIDELFAAETNTHHEPTAEQAAVAQAAVDLVAARFGTPAYARVDLVRDNSGRLCVMEVELVEPSLFLPYGGPEAAQRLAAALVR; this is encoded by the coding sequence ATGATCGAACGGCTGGCGTGGGTGAGCGCGCGCGAGGCGCGCGGGCAGGACGAGGACGAGCCGCTGGCGCTCGAGGCCCTCACGGCGGCCGGCGTGACGGTCGAGATCGCCGACTGGCACGACCCGGACGTCGACTGGGGCCGGTTCGACCGCGCCGTCCTGCGCTCGCCCTGGGACTACCCGCAGCGCATGCCGGAGTTCCTGGCCTGGCTGGACCGGGTGGCGGCGCGCACCGAGCTGGTCAACCCGCCGGAGATGGTGCGGTGGAGTCTCTCCAAGGAGTACCTCGCCGACCTGGCGGACGCCGGCATCCCGATCACGCCCACCGAGTTCGTGCGTCCCGGCTCTCCCGCGCCCGTGCGCTTCCCCGAGGGCAGCTTCGTCGTCAAGCCCGCCGTGGGCGCCGGCAGCCGCGACGCGGCGTCGTACCACGCCGACCAGCACGACGCGGCGCGCGCGCACGTCGAGCGGCTGCGCGCCGCCGGCCAGGTGGTGCTCGTGCAGCCGTTCCTCGAATCGATCGCGGCGGACGGTGAGTGGCCGCTGGTCTTCTTCGCCGGCGAGCTGAGCCACGCGGCCAGCAAGCGGGTGGCGTTGCCGCACGCCTCGACGATCGACGAGCTGTTCGCGGCGGAGACCAACACCCACCACGAGCCGACCGCCGAGCAGGCCGCGGTGGCGCAGGCCGCCGTCGACCTCGTCGCGGCGCGGTTCGGCACCCCGGCGTACGCCCGCGTCGACCTGGTGCGCGACAACTCCGGCCGGCTGTGCGTCATGGAGGTCGAGCTGGTCGAGCCCTCGCTGTTCCTGCCGTACGGCGGACCGGAGGCCGCCCAGCGGCTGGCCGCGGCGCTCGTACGCTGA
- the cysK gene encoding cysteine synthase A → MPVYESLTDVVGRTPLVALHRLAPESPARLLGKLEFYNPLSSIKDRTGLSIVRAAEADGRLKPGGTIVEATSGNTGIALAWVGASLGYRVVLVMPDDVSQERLLVLRALGAEVELTPGANGMAGANQRAGQIMEADPSGFLSGQGGNAANPAIHEATTGPEIWADTEGNVDVIVAGTGTGGSLSGTGRFLRTKNPDVRIVGVEPDEAPVLSGGEWQPHKIQGITGGNGVPPTTDMELIDEMVRIPQDRAIEVAREAMRTEGLMVGISAGAVLEAMRRLGERPELAGKTIVGLLADSGERYLSTELFDHVRD, encoded by the coding sequence ATGCCCGTCTACGAAAGCCTGACCGACGTCGTCGGTCGCACCCCCCTCGTCGCGCTCCACCGCCTCGCGCCGGAGAGCCCGGCCCGGCTGCTCGGGAAGCTGGAGTTCTACAACCCGCTCTCGAGCATCAAGGACCGCACGGGGCTGTCGATCGTGCGGGCCGCGGAGGCCGACGGCCGGCTGAAGCCCGGCGGCACGATCGTGGAGGCGACCTCGGGCAACACCGGGATCGCGCTCGCCTGGGTCGGCGCATCGCTCGGCTACCGGGTCGTGCTGGTGATGCCGGACGACGTCTCTCAGGAACGGCTTCTCGTGCTGCGCGCGCTCGGCGCCGAGGTCGAGCTCACGCCCGGCGCCAACGGCATGGCCGGCGCCAACCAGCGGGCCGGGCAGATCATGGAGGCCGACCCGAGCGGCTTCCTGTCCGGGCAGGGCGGGAACGCCGCCAACCCGGCGATCCACGAGGCCACCACCGGCCCGGAGATCTGGGCGGATACCGAGGGCAACGTCGACGTCATCGTCGCGGGCACGGGCACCGGCGGCAGCCTGTCGGGCACCGGCCGGTTCCTGCGCACCAAGAACCCCGACGTGCGGATCGTCGGCGTCGAGCCCGACGAGGCGCCCGTGCTCAGCGGCGGCGAATGGCAGCCGCACAAGATCCAGGGCATCACCGGCGGCAACGGCGTCCCGCCGACGACGGACATGGAGCTCATCGACGAGATGGTGCGCATCCCGCAGGATCGCGCGATCGAGGTCGCGCGCGAGGCGATGCGCACCGAGGGGCTGATGGTGGGCATCTCGGCGGGCGCCGTCCTCGAGGCGATGCGCCGCCTCGGCGAGCGCCCGGAGCTGGCCGGCAAGACGATCGTCGGGTTGCTGGCCGACAGCGGCGAGCGCTACCTGTCGACCGAGCTGTTCGACCACGTCCGCGACTGA
- a CDS encoding 4-hydroxybenzoate 3-monooxygenase yields MTARTTTTEVAIVGAGPAGLMLAHLLSLNGIDSIAIDIRTRQEIEHTHRAGILEHDSVRLLIDSGVSDRVLRDGFEHEGIDLSFGGSGHRLNFPELVGRNVHLYPQTDVFIDLADARARDGGDVRFGVRDVSVDDLTSDRPVMRFTDADGVAHAVRARVLVGADGSRSLCRHQVPDAQRRQFFREYPFAWFGILCEAPPSSDELIYNHSERGFALISQRTMTLQRMYFQCRPDEDVDAWSDDRIWEELQSRVGANGHVLKEGPITSKAVLGFRSYVQEPMRYGNLLLAGDAAHTVPPTGAKGLNLAIADVRVLAEYLELHLRRGDDEALDRYSPRALQRVWKAQHFSYWMTSMLHRLPESTDFDVRRQIGELSTLVGSTAGQTLLAEGYTGWSLTAG; encoded by the coding sequence GTGACCGCGCGGACCACCACGACCGAGGTCGCGATCGTCGGCGCTGGGCCGGCCGGCCTGATGCTCGCGCACCTGCTCTCGCTGAACGGCATCGACTCGATCGCCATCGACATCCGCACCCGGCAGGAGATCGAGCACACCCACCGCGCCGGAATCCTCGAGCACGACAGCGTGCGGCTGCTGATCGACTCCGGCGTCTCCGACCGCGTGCTGCGCGACGGGTTCGAGCACGAGGGGATCGACCTGTCCTTCGGCGGCTCCGGCCATCGGCTCAACTTCCCCGAGCTCGTCGGGCGCAACGTGCACCTCTACCCGCAGACCGACGTGTTCATCGACCTCGCCGACGCCCGCGCCCGTGACGGCGGCGACGTGCGCTTCGGCGTGCGCGACGTCTCGGTCGACGACCTGACCTCCGACCGCCCGGTCATGCGGTTCACCGACGCGGACGGCGTCGCGCACGCGGTGCGTGCCCGGGTGCTCGTCGGAGCCGACGGCTCGCGCAGCCTGTGCCGCCACCAGGTCCCCGACGCGCAGCGCCGCCAGTTCTTCCGCGAGTACCCGTTCGCCTGGTTCGGCATCCTGTGCGAGGCGCCGCCGAGCTCCGACGAGCTGATCTACAACCACTCCGAGCGCGGCTTCGCGCTGATCAGCCAGCGCACCATGACCCTGCAGCGGATGTACTTCCAGTGCCGTCCCGACGAGGACGTCGACGCGTGGTCCGACGACCGGATCTGGGAGGAGCTGCAGAGCCGGGTCGGCGCCAACGGGCACGTGCTCAAGGAGGGCCCGATCACCTCGAAGGCGGTGCTCGGGTTCCGCAGCTACGTGCAGGAGCCCATGCGCTACGGCAACCTGCTGCTGGCCGGCGACGCCGCCCACACCGTGCCACCGACCGGGGCGAAGGGGCTCAACCTCGCCATCGCCGACGTCCGGGTGCTCGCGGAGTACCTCGAGCTGCACCTGCGCCGCGGCGACGACGAGGCCCTCGACCGCTACTCGCCGCGGGCGCTGCAGCGGGTATGGAAGGCGCAGCACTTCTCCTACTGGATGACCTCGATGCTGCACCGGCTGCCCGAGTCGACGGACTTCGACGTGCGCCGCCAGATCGGCGAGCTGTCGACCCTCGTGGGGTCGACGGCGGGGCAGACCCTGCTCGCGGAGGGCTACACCGGCTGGTCGCTCACCGCGGGCTGA
- a CDS encoding vitamin K epoxide reductase family protein: MNRRAVNATDEADLDEYEADVVDDDPADVYEDDEIYDEAPGAPRSLGLILTIGGILGFIGAFVLTIERIEMLLDSSYLPTCSIDSVLQCSTVMTSSQASVFGFPNPLIGVFAFPLVILTGVLVLARVALPSWYWLWFLVGTTYGLLFVGWLIPQSLYEIRALCPYCMVVWACVIPIFWRTLAYTLAGGHFGERVAGNALVRVIGRWWWVLTLVTYAVVLTLVLTAFPYYFF, from the coding sequence ATGAACCGACGAGCCGTGAACGCGACGGATGAGGCCGACCTGGACGAGTACGAGGCGGACGTCGTCGACGACGATCCGGCCGACGTGTACGAAGACGACGAGATCTACGACGAGGCCCCCGGCGCCCCGCGCAGCCTCGGGCTGATCCTGACCATCGGCGGCATCCTGGGCTTCATCGGCGCGTTCGTGCTGACCATCGAGCGCATCGAGATGCTGCTCGACAGCAGCTACCTGCCGACCTGCAGCATCGACTCGGTCCTGCAGTGCAGCACCGTGATGACGTCGTCGCAGGCGTCGGTGTTCGGCTTCCCCAACCCGCTGATCGGCGTCTTCGCCTTCCCGCTGGTCATCCTCACCGGCGTCCTGGTGCTCGCCCGGGTGGCGCTGCCGAGCTGGTACTGGCTCTGGTTCCTCGTCGGGACGACGTACGGGCTGCTGTTCGTCGGGTGGCTGATCCCGCAGAGCCTGTACGAGATCCGGGCGCTGTGCCCCTACTGCATGGTCGTGTGGGCGTGCGTCATCCCCATCTTCTGGCGCACGCTGGCGTACACCCTCGCAGGCGGGCACTTCGGCGAGCGGGTCGCCGGGAACGCGCTGGTGCGGGTCATCGGGCGGTGGTGGTGGGTGCTCACCCTGGTCACCTACGCGGTGGTGCTCACCCTCGTGCTGACGGCGTTCCCCTACTACTTCTTCTAG